From the Lampris incognitus isolate fLamInc1 chromosome 6, fLamInc1.hap2, whole genome shotgun sequence genome, one window contains:
- the synm gene encoding synemin, translating into MLQFRRSFESDQHQLQELNSRLGHYLSRTKQLEHENGCLVAQIRQLRQAPTSERQGRYRADLGELRRTVGQLSLEKSRAEMQSVQLQRELHAVQRLRREEARLWTDLGGELHGCEQEFRAACETNCALEQRLLQLEGECRSLEEAHRREVAQLRSQVDARLVPAVAQTYRGPPPATLEEIQEYARALSEGWQDTFDAYQRKVDDMERSVRADQAQLEELQRQKALHAGEFDGLRAELEKQSHMQVHLEGQLVQMQDRVRTDFDEYQTIIDQLDHERNMLADGIAEKLQERQQLLRVKMDLGMEVAYYRALLEGERIDLQEAHRRVGQHQRERIIDIKMPSQPYTPRASASTRQHLDVRYMAQTSNLRRSPVPHSGSISPSRIIPITVTGRSQHQSPASRRDMVSFSKARAAASTTTTAEKSVAEKEDQDSPTTKGAQQKVREEKKVKSEKAERASQPVVKLSPIISPTADAKSVKVVSPTMMSLSNNADEDRKNKVIEEKEDKRSVQEKDVKCKSETEPKKVPPEKKVLDSVSVENIIDKVMKPAGLDVRAIPSGESKITYHVEKTEQEDGSTKTQIVLESKVEEELDISEDSAFDDLLSRGVKKVSLEDIKGTPTGSMIQNLLSGLQGTEDLANKSVHVEIIEEPVEAHSDEEYEVDQKSMSSFFQPSSTYFQIEELENIPHESKDQRSNDDDALKTFGADKGNDKGGSVQFQQVSKEGEPPYFSHDQESQEYFVSTPDDNLSESEEGGGITSYGHYGIVDDLSDEKYYTDEGLPSNRLITEERDEFTFMSSDEPSLVKDSFPECIIEEEVHVSPTVQESVLEFLKEDTLDPKEQLKGALEKIQGSVSDQLKEELAFISRVGSESPENLAVDVKKVQQSNGSGTMTIVAELNVSQTLEDSGLLEAEGDELSEEDVMAALRSYNPELEKALQGAAEGGYSLKVSREPEDANSEVPEGFTTKEESMTDIAEKYIRLGPSEKSFTFQMGVNNSQAQPSSDQVLQSQIVAAPLEISHEKRVATVYLENPNDD; encoded by the exons ATGCTGCAGTTCAGGAGAAGTTTCGAGAGCGACCAGCATCAGCTGCAGGAGCTCAACAGCAGACTGGGCCACTACTTGTCCAGGACCAAGCAGCTGGAGCACGAAAACGGATGCCTCGTCGCCCAGATCCGCCAACTCCGACAGGCGCCGACCTCGGAGCGGCAAGGCCGGTACAGGGCTGACCTGGGGGAGCTGAGGAGAACGGTGGGGCAACTGTCGCTCGAGAAGTCCCGTGCGGAGATGCAGAGCGTGCAGCTGCAGCGCGAGCTGCACGCGGTCCAGCGCCTGCGCCGCGAGGAGGCTCGGCTCTGGACGGACCTGGGCGGCGAGCTGCACGGCTGCGAGCAGGAGTTCCGCGCGGCCTGCGAGACGAACTGCGCGCTCGAGCAGAGGCTGCTGCAGCTGGAGGGCGAGTGCCGGAGCCTGGAGGAGGCCCACCGGAGGGAGGTCGCCCAGCTCCGGAGTCAGGTCGACGCCAGGCTGGTGCCCGCCGTCGCGCAAACGTACCGCGGCCCGCCGCCCGCCACCCTGGAGGAGATTCAGGAGTACGCGCGCGCTTTGTCCGAGGGCTGGCAGGACACCTTCGACGCGTACCAGCGGAAGGTGGACGACATGGAGCGGTCCGTCCGAGCCGACCAAGCGCAGCTGGAGGAGCTGCAGAGGCAGAAGGCGCTGCACGCCGGCGAGTTCGACGGGTTGCGGGCCGAGCTGGAGAAGCAGAGTCACATGCAGGTGCACCTCGAGGGTCAGCTAGTGCAGATGCAAGACCGAGTCCGTACGGATTTCGACGAGTACCAG accATAATTGATCAGCTGGACCATGAGAGGAACATGCTGGCCGACGGTATTGCAGAAAAGCTGCAAGAGCGTCAGCAGCTGCTCCGGGTCAAGATGGATCTTGGCATGGAGGTGGCATATTACAG GGCCCTCTTGGAAGGCGAGCGAATTGATCTGCAGGAGGCACACAGGAGGGTCGGTCAACATCAGAGAGAAAGAATAATAG ATATTAAGATGCCTTCTCAACCATACACTCCAAGAGCTTCTGCCTCAaccagacagcatctggatgtcaGGTACATGGCGCAAACTTCTAATCTGAGGAGATCCCCTGTACCACACTCTGGATCAATTAGTCCCTCTAGGATCATCCCTATAACAGTGACAGGTAGAAGTCAGCATCAAAGTCCTGCATCCAGGAGGGACATGGTCTCATTTAGTAAAGCCCGGGCTGCAGCCAGCACTACAACCACCGCTGAAAAGTCCGTTGCTGAGAAAGAAGACCAGGATAGTCCAACGACGAAAGGTGCACAGCAAAAAGTCAGAGAAGAAAAGAAAGTGAAAAGTGAGAAAGCAGAAAGGGCCTCACAGCCGGTTGTCAAATTAAGCCCCATTATATCACCCACAGCTGATGCCAAATCAGTTAAAGtggtatcaccaacaatgatgagccTCAGCAATAATGCGGACGAGGACCGTAAAAATAAGGTGATAGAGGAAAAAGAAGATAAAAGGAGTGTACAAGAGAAGGACGTCAAATGTAAAAGTGAAACAGAACCGAAGAAAGTTCCACCTGAGAAAAAGGTATTGGACTCTGTGTCTGTGGAGAATATCATCGACAAAGTGATGAAGCCTGCAGGTTTGGATGTTAGAGCGATCCCTTCGGGAGAATCAAAGATCACCTACCATGTGGAGAAAACTGAGCAGGAGGATGGCAGCACAAAGACACAGATCGTGTTGGAGTCGAAGGTGGAAGAGGAGCTGGATATTTCTGAGGACTCTGCCTTTGATGACCTTCTCAGCAGAGGGGTGAAGAAGGTTTCCCTTGAGGATATTAAGGGTACGCCAACAGGAAGTATGATCCAAAATCTTCTAAGTGGCCTGCAGGGGACAGAAGACCTGGCAAATAAATCGGTACACGTGGAAATAATTGAAGAACCTGTGGAGGCTCACAGTGATGAAGAGTATGAGGTTGACCAAAAGTCTATGTCCAGTTTCTTTCAGCCATCCTCCACATATTTCCAGATTGAAGAGTTGGAGAATATCCCCCATGAGTCTAAAGACCAGAGGAGTAATGATGATGATGCCTTGAAAACCTTTGGAGCAGACAAAGGCAACGACAAGGGTGGATCTGTACAATTCCAACAGGTCTCTAAAGAGGGCGAACCTCCATACTTCTCCCATGACCAAGAGTCTCAAGAGTATTTTGTCTCCACACCGGATGATAATCTCTCAGAATCTGAAGAGGGAGGTGGTATAACCTCATATGGTCATTACGGCATTGTTGATGACCTATCAGATGAGAAGTATTATACTGATGAAGGGCTTCCATCTAACCGACTGATTACCGAAGAAAGAGATGAATTCACTTTCATGTCAAGTGATGAGCCATCTTTAGTCAAAGATAGTTTCCCAGAATGTATCATTGAAGAGGAGGTGCATGTCTCCCCAACTGTGCAAGAGTCAGTCCTCGAGTTCCTGAAAGAGGACACTTTGGATCCCAAAGAGCAATTAAAGGGAGCTCTAGAGAAGATTCAAGGCTCGGTGTCAGATCAGTTGAAGGAGGAACTGGCTTTTATCAGCAGGGTCGGTAGTGAAAGTCCAGAGAATTTGGCTGTAGATGTCAAAAAAGTGCAGCAGTCCAACGGCAGTGGAACAATGACCATTGTGGCAGAGCTGAATGTCTCTCAGACTCTGGAAGATTCAGGGTTGCTAGAGGCAGAGGGAGATGAGCTGTCTGAAGAGGATGTCATGGCAGCTCTTCGGTCTTATAACCCAGAGCTAGAGAAAGCTCTCCAGGGTGCAGCGGAAGGTGGATACAGCCTGAAAGTCTCCAGAGAACCAGAAGATGCAAACAGCGAAGTACCGGAAGGCTTCACCACCAAAGAAGAGAGTATGACTGACATCGCTGAGAAGTACATCAGGCTGGGTCCATCGGAGAAGTCCTTCACCTTCCAGATGGGTGTAAATAACAGCCAAGCTCAACCTAGCTCAGATCAAGTTCTGCAGTCACAAATTGTGGCTGCTCCACTGGAAATCTCTCATGAGAAAAGAGTTGCAACAGTCTACCTTGAAAACCCTAATGATGACTAA